The Amphiura filiformis chromosome 1, Afil_fr2py, whole genome shotgun sequence nucleotide sequence aatactttaggattcaATGTGGAGACAGATatatacagatattgctaattcatttgttacatacactatccgctgtttaaaatgtttttattccaggacGGAATAAATTTAGGCCCTATTCCACATAGAATAAAGTTGGTACTAAGAGTGGAGTGTATCCTATCTATTTTTTgctacatcagaaaatatttcaacacggaataaatgcattttaatttcCCCCagagaatttttaaaaaaagcattttgtataaaggaagccgataggcctacctttaacccTCAATTCTCCCCttaaaaggtatgaaaataccaaaaacgactttattctctgatcttttagcatgttctgttcattcccgtcatttcttacaaaaaacggcgtgatgtagcacggtgaggattaaattatctccgaatttttaTCTGCGGTGAACGAGGTTGTTTACGTGCCTCGATTTAAATACACGGGCTTTAAAATTTCCCTCCCACGTTCTCGAAACTCAACGCTGATTGGTCTGTTCCATTgcgcgtattcgaaatttcgaatacacgtattaaTGAACGTTATGATCTGTTTAGCCAACCATATACTTACACTCATGTTCGCATTAATGATATCATCAACAGGTGCATTACGCAGGCAGTGATCTACAAGTTGTTCTGTGGTCTCTTCATTGCACCCAACAAGCTTACCAAGTGTAAATGCTCGTTTGGCGTGATTAGCCGTATCTATGTTACGTGCCCAAGGTGCAATAGCAACGCCACTCTTAAGAAAAAAATCACGATGAAAATTgagtaaaacaaaaacataaaattgaCACTAAAACTAGTACAAGTACTAAATTACGCAAATTAtcacaaattcaagtcaaagatTGGAACTTCTTTAGCTGTTGATATTGTGCCGTAATTTGACATCAACATATGAGAGATTCAGATGGATTGGTCCCATGTGAGAATGCGAATACGTCACAGGAGAATGATTTGAATAGTTACACGGGCGTAAGAATTAAGAAATCGTTGCCTctcggttaaattggattgatcgACGTGAACACATTTTACCTTAACTTATAAATATAAACGTCTTTTTGGAAGATGTAACCTTCATATTTTGGCAATTCATTAGTAGAGTGGTGTAATATTTTTGTGTCTCAGCGATGAGAAGCAAAGGTAGAAAGGAGGAGGAAAGCGAATTTGGTACATTGTAGCATGGGCACCATTTCGaaattacgccctaaaaaggtgttgATTAGCAAGTCGAAAGGGGAAAGCAACTTATATTTAAGAGGGGTTggggcagaccattttgagaattaacCACCTGGGTACACATGTTATTGCAAAACAACAACTTAGGCATGATCtgaaaatgtgtgccaaaatattCCGCTGTGGTTGataaaatttaaattacaaacccTAGCGCTCAGTTTATCACCCACCTGCATTATAGCACGGGAAAACAATCCTGCACTGAGTGGTGACAATGTATGCAAGCTAACACTTCCTGCACCAGCACTCTCACCAAAGATGGTAACTCTGTCTGGATTACCTCCAAAAGCTGTGAATATGATGTATTTGCCAAGGTAAATGGTAAGGTGCTAAAACGATAACTACAATTTATCAAGAACAAGTCGGGacatattttagaaataaaaatgaaatttcaaaacttgaaagTTCAAATAGTCTGGTTAATAGTTTTGGCTCAATATTTTGTGGTACTTGCCTGCAATATTCTTTTGTACCCATTTCATGGCTTCTACCTGATCAAGCATCCCCATATTACCCGGCACAATATCGTCTCCTGCAAATTAAGatttaaaaaattgattttaTAATATGTTCCTCACTGAGACTAAGAAAATCCTTATTTTGTTGTCCTCGACCTTGTGGCTGACAGGGTTGGTCTTTCTGATTGTTTTGATTATTTAAAGATCATACCCAAAATTAacttataattataatactagtAATTAAAGACTAAATTGGGATCTTTTGCCTGGATCTTATTCTGTGACTCAGATGAGTTTGTGTCCGCCGACGAACAATAGAGGTATCTAAGAGCCCAGCAAACCCAAAAAGGTTcttaaacgttttaaacacgtttgggtttattcaaaacgttttattcaaaacatttaaatgtcggattatataaaggtcataaaaacgattttaaaacgttttatagccAAAAagactacaacaatatttttgaactGTTGTCAAAAAgctattgttaaatatttttggcaaacgttTATGTAaagtattttgtcaactctttaataacGTTAAGCTGTTTTGCATCTAGTTTTCAAAAGTAGTTTTAGAACgtcattaaaatgttttgtatcctTAATATAACcgacaataaaacattttctgcaaaaaagttctgtgtttgctgggaggtttATAAACAGGGGGATTTCAGTAGAACAGCCCTACATGGTGTATAGTATTTTTTCCATTGTTGTTTGaactttaaaaataagtctaTACCGAAATGTACTAGAAACGTTAGAATGAGCAGGATGGCCGTAGCCATCGTGGTGGTATATCATTTCTGTGACCCTTGAtcccgacattgctcttatgaactcccACCCTCCTGGAAATATGTATATTAAACATAAGAAGATTtcaggggttggtcacccacttttgcatggtatttttgggacttgagagcacatcgggtacaccaaattgcattctaaacattattaacatcacaaatttgcaacaaactcaaattgtaaaaaaaaattacccccgggcagattttttgctatttctgcATCTACGATTCTGCCAAAtatgtctccttttgatataccacgtcacatatgatAATACATGTACACATACATACCTGTAGAAAGGAATCCGAAAGCATTCAATCTGTAGTTAATAGAAACAACAATGACGTCACCAAGGGCTGCTAAAGGGTGCAGGTCCATTTCCTCCGTAAAGCTCCCGGCTCCCATATTATAACCTCCACCGTGTATCCAAAACATCACAGCTGCATTGGAAGGCTTTTGTATAAACAAATTGTTTCAAACAAAAATAAGTACAATAAACGTATGACCTTATTATGGGTATTTTATACAAACTTTAAGGCTTTCCGTGATAATgaataaatgtttataaatttgATGTGTAAATAAAAATttctataaaataaataaataaacaaattaatgatttttttttcagaattctaTAATACAGAAAGGGTTTGTAATAGAGGTTCCGTTACATTTTGTTATAAGTACTTTCTTGGTCATGGAAGTAACGTTGAACGCAAACTTCACTGGCTTACCTTGAGGATCAAGAACTTTGGACAAATTAAATCAACTAATATATAAAATGATGATATTGGAATTACTTTTATTTGCAGTATCATGATAATAATCGTGATAGATGCCAACGCTGTACATTGGAGCCAGCGTTTACGATTTAACGGATTAATTAAATGATTTTGAGTATGACATAGTTAAAAACTGTCCACTATTATCTTACCTTAGACTGGGGAACAAACACATTCAAGACAAGACAGTCCTCATCCATATTCTCCCTTTTCAATGGAAAGATATCAGGCATTATAAATTGTGGGCAATACTTGCTGTACTCTTGTGCACTGAGTTTTCCCTTCCATTCCTTAGGTACTGGTGGCTTAAATCTCAATGGTCCAACAGGTGCTTCAGCGTAAGGAATACCTAAGTATGCATCCACCTCATGGTTTACGCCATTAGATTGGAATTGATATCGTGTGCCAGTTATTTGTTCCTGTTCTACTGTTACTGTTGGGTCACTTGCAAAGACGGAACACACCAACAGGAGCAATTGTACAGCCCCTTTCTGAATATTGAACATCATTTTTAGTGAGCTTGGATAGTACAGTATATATACGCTCTACTTGTACTTAGACTATGCGGGTAGAACGTGTAAGTAATCTATGGAAATAGTATTTGCATAGGGTTATCTGGTTAAGGGTTAAGGTCATATTGATTTGAGAATGTGTCAATATTAGACACATTATGTTATATTCTGGAGAGATTAGCTTTGACGTTAAAAGTACAAATTATTTTCTTCTAATGACTAAATGTTATTATGAGGGGAAAACGTAATATACATGAAAGccttctatactgcgccaaaaagccTCCTCACAATTCTAATCCTGcaaattatgacaccacattgaatccaatgcgacCTCAAGAAgtagttacaagcaattgaatagacgaaggtccagttttaaaagtgacaaactggtctatacCGTGAGGcgcaaaaaagattccaacagacgcaacaaagagacaacatagttttttcaatgaagctttatttaaggCAGTTTTTATtgcagtttttacttctctgtactttcattttatttgtcagttgttttgtttcagttttgttttgttccttttgttttaaattaaaggcacgcataaattagccattcaccactctcaaaccagatgtctagtcagtggagttttgaataggccagtttgtcacttttaaaactggaccttcgtctaatcaaatgcttgtaactttgctttttgaagtcacattggattcaatggggtgtcataatgtgaatctattaaacaaataaatctaCCCAAatagtttagttttaaaattagaatttttcttccaagtgtaaggataccttTTTAGCGCAGTATATTTAAACAAATCTTTTttaacacactacaacaatatttttaaatgttttttaaatgttttcaaaaaatgttattgtaaactactatttttacaaacatttttgtcaaatattgtgtcaatacttaaataacattatgttaaaatgtttgaacccagcaaacacagaaatgttcttaaaattattaaacgttttctgtaagacatttttgtttgctgagcagtagattatcaaaaatgttttttaaggttatgaaaacgttttatactcttaatataccttttatataacccgacatttaaacgttttctgacaaccttttataaccttttacgaatgatatcgaaaacgttttgtgtttgctgggtggcgtcaccctgctatgttatttgtggcagaagagacattttgaaggtatttcgtctcgaactggaagtgacctcttagtgacctttgaccccaaatctgtgaacaccttatagacactggttCATATGAATGCATTTGTTCAAGTGACATCACAATGCTATGTtgtatgtggcagaagaagcaatttaaaggtatttcgactcgggccggaagtgaccccctaatgacctttgaccccaaatctgttagCACATTATAGACACTGACtaatgtgcaagtggcgttactgtacTACCATAATAACTcgatagttaacatgtgtaacTAAGTGTAATCAGATGATTACTATTTAACTTTAAAATCCACGCTAGTTTTATTGAAGATAATGCTGTATTCGTAATGATTTATGTTAAGCATATTTAGGATAAATTGTTCATTGTTTTGATTATGCGTGATTCCGTGCATAAATGTTGACTTTCAGAAACAGTATGGTTTAAGACAAACTCGTACAAGTCTTCTTGCTAATGTAACATTTAGATTTTGGCATATGAAGACAGCTCATAGTTTTCTTTTCGCCTGTAAACAAAACTCTCCCATGATAGTGTACTACGGTAATTTTAAGTACCCTTCAGATTCGTCTATGGGCCTATTGTGATGAATGTTTCCAATATATAAACCACTGTTGATTGGACTCCATTTCAATATTGGCGCTTTCGAATCAAATGCAAATAGGTTTTGAGAATTATCAATTCAATTTTTATGAATTGCTATGTCCTTCGCTTCCCCACTCAAAAGGAGATGACAAGTGAAGATGACACCAGTAACCGTCATCTTAAGGAGTTTCTGCGCCTTTATTGCAGGTCGATTCCTGTCCATCCTCGGACCATTTTACTGCACGTCGTATCCTGATCACATTCGTCAAGGTTAGCTAAAAACAGATAAGAAAATATAAACATTACACTGGGTATTAATCAGGAATACAGGTAAcgcaacttctaagttccccttgacaaatatttgaataaatcaatataGTGCcagcaaattttgaaaattatatgaAATGTAAGAGCTTCAATGTTAAAATGCTGCAAATATATTGATTCTATATTAAGTTACGAATAGTTGAACACAATTTGGccatgttttaaaagttgcagcaaacgCTCGTTTAAGAGATTGGTCAATTTTGggcaaatttgagaaaaatgtgaGTAATCTGCCATGTTT carries:
- the LOC140168744 gene encoding acetylcholinesterase-like, which gives rise to MMFNIQKGAVQLLLLVCSVFASDPTVTVEQEQITGTRYQFQSNGVNHEVDAYLGIPYAEAPVGPLRFKPPVPKEWKGKLSAQEYSKYCPQFIMPDIFPLKRENMDEDCLVLNVFVPQSKPSNAAVMFWIHGGGYNMGAGSFTEEMDLHPLAALGDVIVVSINYRLNAFGFLSTGDDIVPGNMGMLDQVEAMKWVQKNIAAFGGNPDRVTIFGESAGAGSVSLHTLSPLSAGLFSRAIMQSGVAIAPWARNIDTANHAKRAFTLGKLVGCNEETTEQLVDHCLRNAPVDDIINANMSFFYGSEGMEDNTVTPFSPVINANFLPEDPLVLIENRSFNRADIMSGYNADEGTGILMFLYPDTTEKPHTPFLQPLQRGALELVYFDDSILSNPDCNYIDALSKLLGDYYFACSNDVYLRGAFEANNVGSVYAYYFNHHPSQSIYLHAPWSGASHGDDLTFFGYHFLPNNKTLTDVEVDMTIKMIQYWTNFAKTGNPNIASESEEYSGEDKDIDWPQYTTDKKMYQELAPDMRSIPDPNRARCRVWNEYIPKLEAWMGNLAECEQDKTCSKVSEDGQKSTFNEGVEIP